The Verrucomicrobium spinosum DSM 4136 = JCM 18804 genome includes a region encoding these proteins:
- a CDS encoding TQO small subunit DoxD → MSDNNQEKSNFALIFANLLLRLWIALRLIAAGVDKFRAGSGKDATFSLQNYETKMANIAKLTYEKGFLPEKLCGLYAKPLGYILIVVGVWVLLGLFTELGLLAAGLTFLSLAIGLATLPDDTEVVLIGVHILIVAAALVTNKANKISLDGLLFRKRNDD, encoded by the coding sequence ATGTCCGACAACAACCAAGAGAAAAGCAACTTTGCCCTTATTTTTGCCAACCTGCTGCTCCGCCTTTGGATTGCCCTCCGTTTGATCGCCGCTGGTGTGGACAAGTTCCGCGCGGGATCAGGCAAAGATGCCACCTTCAGTCTCCAGAACTACGAGACCAAGATGGCCAACATCGCGAAGCTCACCTATGAAAAAGGCTTCCTTCCTGAGAAACTCTGTGGTCTGTACGCCAAGCCACTTGGTTACATCCTCATCGTAGTCGGCGTCTGGGTGCTCCTCGGCCTCTTTACCGAACTCGGCCTCCTCGCTGCTGGTCTCACCTTCCTTTCTCTGGCCATCGGCCTGGCCACCCTCCCAGACGACACAGAAGTCGTGCTCATCGGGGTGCACATCCTCATCGTGGCCGCCGCCCTCGTCACCAACAAGGCGAACAAGATTTCCCTCGATGGCCTGCTCTTCCGCAAGCGCAACGACGACTAA
- a CDS encoding AAA family ATPase — MSTPTDTEAAQILVNGYQKLKTELSKRIVGQDDVIEQVFIAMAAGGHALLEGVPGLAKTLLVKSFADAMHLGFRRIQFTPDLMPADITGTEIIQEDADTGRRKLIFMRGPIFSQIILADEINRTPPKTQAALLEAMQEHSVTVGQETFALPRPFFVLATQNPIEQEGTYPLPEAQKDRFLFLIKVAYPTRDDEREILARTTGTVSSVIEPVLSGEELQQAQTLARRVPVPDHVTDFVLDLVRATRTTEDGVSAYVKQMVGWGAGPRASQHLILAGKVRALLRGRTHMTVDDVEALAYPVLRHRIVPTFHAEAEGVTVDHIVKHLLENTRRPQGSRVL; from the coding sequence ATGTCCACCCCTACCGATACTGAAGCCGCGCAAATCCTGGTCAACGGTTATCAAAAACTCAAGACAGAGCTGAGCAAAAGGATCGTCGGTCAGGACGACGTGATCGAGCAGGTGTTCATCGCGATGGCCGCAGGCGGTCACGCCCTGCTGGAAGGAGTCCCCGGACTGGCCAAAACCCTGCTGGTGAAGTCCTTCGCAGACGCAATGCATCTAGGCTTCCGGCGTATCCAGTTCACGCCGGACCTCATGCCTGCAGACATCACCGGCACGGAGATCATCCAGGAGGACGCCGATACCGGACGCCGCAAGCTCATCTTCATGCGCGGGCCGATCTTCTCCCAGATCATCCTGGCGGATGAGATCAACCGTACCCCGCCCAAGACCCAGGCCGCTCTGTTGGAAGCCATGCAGGAGCACTCCGTCACCGTCGGCCAGGAGACCTTTGCCCTGCCCCGCCCGTTTTTTGTTCTGGCCACGCAGAACCCCATCGAGCAGGAAGGCACGTACCCGCTCCCCGAGGCCCAGAAGGATCGTTTCCTCTTCCTCATCAAGGTCGCCTACCCCACCCGGGATGACGAACGCGAGATCCTCGCCCGCACGACCGGCACCGTCTCCAGCGTCATAGAGCCCGTCCTCAGCGGCGAAGAGCTGCAACAGGCGCAGACCCTCGCCCGGCGCGTCCCGGTGCCGGATCATGTCACGGACTTTGTCCTGGATCTCGTCCGCGCCACCCGCACCACCGAGGACGGCGTGTCCGCCTACGTGAAGCAGATGGTCGGCTGGGGCGCAGGTCCCCGTGCCAGCCAGCACCTCATCCTCGCAGGCAAGGTGCGGGCGCTCCTGCGGGGCCGCACCCATATGACCGTGGACGATGTCGAAGCGCTCGCCTACCCGGTGCTGCGCCATCGCATCGTGCCCACCTTCCATGCTGAGGCGGAGGGCGTCACCGTGGACCACATCGTGAAGCACCTGTTGGAAAACACGCGCCGTCCCCAGGGCTCCCGCGTGCTGTAG
- a CDS encoding DUF3307 domain-containing protein, with product MLDLAQSPATLGGGLNLFFALLVGHALADYPLQGEYLALHKSRHFRATGGQPQPAGLWIHCLLAHCLIHAGFVWLITGRVVFAAAELVLHFALDAAKCERKINFHTDQALHAVCKLGYVAVLLVGWVK from the coding sequence ATGCTGGATCTTGCGCAGTCTCCCGCCACGTTGGGCGGGGGTTTGAATCTGTTCTTCGCTCTCCTCGTAGGACATGCGCTGGCGGACTATCCCCTCCAGGGGGAGTATTTGGCGCTGCACAAGAGCCGGCATTTCCGTGCCACCGGAGGGCAACCGCAGCCAGCGGGGTTGTGGATCCATTGCCTGCTGGCGCACTGCCTCATTCACGCGGGCTTCGTGTGGCTGATTACCGGGCGGGTGGTATTTGCCGCAGCAGAGCTGGTTCTGCACTTCGCGCTGGATGCCGCCAAGTGTGAGCGGAAGATCAACTTTCATACGGATCAGGCTCTGCATGCGGTTTGCAAGTTGGGGTATGTGGCGGTGCTGCTGGTGGGCTGGGTGAAGTAG
- a CDS encoding Gfo/Idh/MocA family protein, which yields MNSSLPSSQPASGLNRFMDRRGFVRTSVHAGAGALLLTSKSAIAQQTSPDRVIKCALIGCGAQGERLRASAADVPGVQWVAVCDIWPYPRTPMGRKMGYDNKKRGYDAAVAEYADVGEMLSKQTDIEAVFIATPDFLHAPFSRQCLEAKKAVYCEKMMSNTIEGARDMVKAQQETGGIFQIGHQRHSNPRYIHFRDNIYQGPHLLGRVTHAYGQWNRGVSASKPLTPPKNQEIPTDILAKYGYDSMEAFLNWRWYKKYGGGAISDLGAHQIDMFNWVFQTKPTSVYAAGGIDYYDGKEGRAMFEYPDNVMTIYEYQLPTGTARAYYQVLTTTGSQGYYEKFMGINGSAIISESPTYNQVYAEPDNDWTQYSTGPNPAVVQAGDDVKNKFWEQSRNWDKPKPPSYDLGPLAKALADVRESKPLARWEIPVVLGRYPHSPHIQNFIECTRAKTPDKLTCPVQMAFESCVTVLTALKSIEQGAKINFKPEDFVA from the coding sequence ATGAATTCCTCCCTTCCCTCCTCTCAACCTGCCTCCGGGCTGAACCGGTTCATGGACCGCCGCGGATTCGTCCGCACCTCCGTGCACGCCGGGGCCGGTGCCCTTCTGCTCACGAGCAAGAGTGCCATCGCCCAGCAGACCTCCCCAGATCGTGTCATCAAATGCGCCCTCATCGGTTGCGGCGCGCAAGGTGAGCGCCTTCGCGCCTCCGCCGCAGACGTCCCCGGCGTCCAGTGGGTGGCCGTGTGCGACATCTGGCCCTACCCCCGCACCCCCATGGGGCGCAAGATGGGCTATGACAACAAGAAGCGCGGCTACGACGCTGCCGTGGCAGAATACGCCGACGTGGGTGAAATGCTGTCCAAGCAGACCGACATCGAGGCCGTTTTCATCGCTACGCCCGACTTCCTGCACGCCCCCTTCAGCCGCCAGTGCCTGGAGGCCAAAAAGGCCGTGTACTGCGAGAAGATGATGTCCAACACCATCGAAGGTGCCCGCGACATGGTCAAAGCCCAGCAGGAAACCGGTGGCATCTTCCAGATCGGTCACCAGCGCCACAGCAACCCGCGCTACATCCACTTCCGCGACAACATCTACCAGGGGCCACATCTCCTCGGTCGCGTCACGCACGCCTATGGCCAGTGGAACCGCGGCGTCTCCGCCTCCAAGCCCCTCACCCCGCCCAAGAACCAGGAAATCCCCACGGACATCCTGGCCAAGTACGGCTACGACAGCATGGAGGCCTTCCTCAACTGGCGCTGGTACAAGAAGTACGGCGGCGGTGCCATCTCTGACCTTGGTGCCCACCAGATTGACATGTTCAACTGGGTCTTCCAGACCAAGCCCACCTCCGTGTACGCGGCAGGCGGCATCGACTACTACGACGGCAAGGAAGGCCGCGCGATGTTCGAGTACCCGGACAACGTGATGACCATCTATGAGTATCAGCTCCCGACCGGCACGGCGCGCGCCTACTACCAGGTGCTCACCACCACCGGATCCCAGGGCTACTACGAGAAGTTCATGGGCATCAACGGCAGCGCCATCATCTCTGAGAGCCCCACCTACAACCAGGTTTACGCAGAGCCAGACAACGACTGGACCCAGTACTCCACCGGCCCCAATCCGGCCGTGGTGCAGGCTGGCGACGACGTGAAGAACAAATTCTGGGAACAGTCACGCAACTGGGACAAGCCCAAGCCCCCGTCCTACGACCTCGGCCCGCTGGCCAAGGCCCTGGCCGACGTGCGCGAGAGCAAGCCGCTGGCCCGCTGGGAGATCCCCGTGGTACTCGGCCGCTACCCCCACTCTCCCCACATTCAGAACTTCATCGAGTGCACCCGTGCCAAGACCCCGGACAAGCTCACCTGCCCTGTGCAGATGGCGTTTGAGTCCTGCGTCACCGTGCTCACCGCCCTGAAGTCCATTGAACAAGGTGCCAAAATCAATTTCAAACCCGAGGACTTCGTGGCCTGA
- a CDS encoding discoidin domain-containing protein, producing MKSKPPLLQLACLVASTLIISSCGESGGATPNSVSETGKDVSQAGSDMVEFLPQYPPAEIIGTPVPIDDIPNLEKFNPNAAPTKPPAFNLPRDAKNVALGKPVSGSDLEPLLGGLELLTDGDAQTGDGRYAEFAPGHQWVQIDLGQKYDVWKLLVWHLHRARAVYFDVNIQVSNVPKFETGVTTLYNNDHDDSSKLGKGEDMAYVETHHGRLIDGKGTNARYVRLYSNGNTSNEMNHYIEVQVYGTPPK from the coding sequence ATGAAATCGAAGCCTCCACTTCTACAGCTCGCCTGCCTCGTTGCCTCCACCCTCATCATATCATCCTGCGGAGAGAGTGGCGGTGCGACGCCCAACTCCGTTTCAGAGACTGGCAAGGATGTTTCGCAAGCAGGCTCTGACATGGTTGAGTTTCTCCCCCAGTATCCGCCTGCGGAGATCATCGGGACCCCCGTGCCGATCGATGACATACCCAACCTGGAAAAATTTAATCCGAACGCCGCCCCCACCAAGCCCCCGGCCTTCAACTTGCCCCGCGATGCAAAAAACGTCGCCTTGGGCAAGCCCGTCTCCGGGTCTGACCTCGAACCGCTCCTGGGGGGACTGGAGCTCCTCACCGATGGAGATGCCCAAACCGGCGACGGCCGTTACGCAGAGTTCGCCCCCGGACATCAATGGGTCCAGATCGACCTCGGGCAAAAGTACGATGTCTGGAAACTGCTCGTATGGCATCTCCACAGGGCCAGAGCCGTGTACTTTGATGTGAACATTCAGGTCAGCAACGTCCCCAAGTTCGAGACCGGCGTCACCACGCTCTACAACAACGACCACGACGACAGTTCCAAACTCGGCAAAGGCGAAGACATGGCGTATGTCGAAACCCACCACGGTCGCCTGATCGATGGCAAGGGTACCAATGCCCGCTATGTCCGGCTCTATAGCAATGGCAATACCTCAAACGAGATGAACCATTACATCGAGGTGCAGGTGTACGGCACCCCTCCCAAGTAA
- a CDS encoding Crp/Fnr family transcriptional regulator has translation MSTDFSRPELPAKGIIEPLGDDDRLLLSSYGEFLPVHERQILIEEGRQQNSLYFVIGGTLHASTVRSGRQVLLGRIGVGETIGEINIFHPGLASATVTAIEFSQVWRIDRQSLEDFMNVSPLPASHLLIGIASTLSRRLRETNEKVSMMSQI, from the coding sequence ATGAGCACCGATTTTTCCCGTCCCGAACTCCCCGCAAAAGGCATTATTGAACCCTTGGGCGATGATGATCGCCTCCTTCTCAGCAGCTATGGGGAGTTTCTTCCGGTGCATGAGCGCCAGATCCTCATTGAAGAGGGCCGCCAGCAGAACTCCCTCTATTTTGTGATCGGTGGCACCCTGCACGCCTCCACGGTGCGCTCCGGCCGACAGGTGCTGCTGGGTCGCATCGGCGTCGGTGAGACGATCGGGGAGATCAACATCTTCCACCCCGGTCTGGCCAGCGCCACGGTGACCGCCATCGAATTCTCCCAGGTGTGGCGGATCGACCGCCAGAGCCTGGAGGACTTCATGAACGTGAGCCCGCTGCCAGCCTCCCACCTGCTGATCGGCATTGCCAGCACGCTGAGCCGCCGCCTGCGTGAGACCAACGAAAAGGTCTCCATGATGAGCCAGATCTAG
- a CDS encoding ATP-binding response regulator — translation MIEPLRQLFDTSDFPARWHCGDWSDLHGWLHILSDLAIFGAYAAIPTSIACFVRAKRREVAFPKLYLLFACFILSCGLTHLIEATIFWHPWYRFSGMMKLVTAIVSWATVVALIKILPTAMNLPGMARLNQALTKEVSDRKASEAALQESSIRLALALEHSQLGDWSWDAANNIVAFSRRATEILGVAPDGRHSRESLRTDIHPDDREPTKLIVDAAIRTQTNYDVEYRVIRPNDGTEIWVHAKGRGVYDSRGNIISVVGTIGDATSRKHRDREREVLLVKEREARAEADRANRIKDEFLATLSHELRNPLNAILGWASILRTESSDPDELAAGLDVIERNTQLQAKLIADLLDMSRILSGKVHLDLKPTNLLSLAREGVETIRIMAEEKRITVTTPGDAPPVMVSGDSARLQQIIWNLLTNGVKFTPPGGSLDLSIICGQDRAELVVTDTGTGIDPQFLPHVFDRFRQADASSTRKYGGLGLGLSIVKHLTEMHHGTVQVFSPGVGKGATFKVTLPLLRSPAETDGELFADLSAALEECVDLTGTSVLAVDDVPDNLEVIARVLRNRGATVTTALSAAEAIKTLETTKYHVLVSDIAMPEMDGFDLIAATRRLDAQHCGHLPAIALTAFARQEDGDRALAAGFDHFLSKPVDPVELVAAICRCTGRGNHTPIGGKKTHPGPDSASHRNVAIE, via the coding sequence GTGATCGAGCCCCTCCGACAGCTTTTTGACACCTCAGACTTTCCCGCACGCTGGCATTGCGGGGACTGGAGTGATCTTCATGGCTGGCTCCACATTCTCTCAGACCTCGCCATCTTTGGGGCTTATGCCGCCATCCCCACCTCCATCGCCTGTTTTGTCAGAGCCAAGCGGCGCGAGGTCGCGTTCCCGAAGCTCTATTTGCTCTTCGCCTGCTTCATCCTTTCCTGCGGCCTCACCCATCTTATAGAGGCCACCATCTTCTGGCATCCTTGGTACCGTTTCTCTGGCATGATGAAGCTGGTCACCGCCATAGTCTCCTGGGCGACCGTCGTCGCCCTCATCAAGATCCTGCCCACGGCCATGAACCTGCCCGGCATGGCCCGATTAAACCAGGCGCTCACGAAGGAAGTGTCGGACCGCAAGGCCTCCGAGGCGGCGCTCCAGGAGTCGTCCATCCGCCTGGCCCTGGCGCTGGAGCATTCCCAATTGGGCGACTGGAGCTGGGATGCCGCCAACAACATCGTCGCCTTTTCCCGGCGCGCCACGGAGATTTTGGGAGTGGCGCCAGACGGTCGCCACAGTCGGGAGTCTCTCCGCACGGACATTCACCCAGACGACCGGGAGCCTACCAAGCTCATTGTAGATGCGGCCATCCGGACCCAGACCAACTATGATGTGGAGTACCGTGTCATCCGCCCCAATGACGGCACGGAAATCTGGGTCCACGCCAAAGGGCGCGGGGTGTATGACAGCCGGGGCAACATTATCTCCGTGGTGGGCACCATAGGGGATGCGACCAGTCGCAAGCACCGTGATCGGGAACGCGAGGTGCTCCTTGTCAAAGAACGCGAAGCTCGCGCCGAGGCGGATCGTGCCAACCGCATCAAAGATGAATTCCTGGCCACCCTCTCTCATGAACTGCGCAATCCCCTGAACGCCATCTTGGGTTGGGCCAGCATCCTCCGTACCGAATCGTCTGACCCAGACGAGCTCGCCGCCGGGCTGGATGTCATCGAGCGCAACACCCAGCTCCAGGCCAAGCTCATCGCCGACCTGCTGGATATGAGCCGCATCTTGAGCGGGAAGGTCCACCTTGATCTCAAGCCCACCAACCTCCTCTCCCTGGCCAGAGAAGGGGTGGAGACCATCCGCATCATGGCCGAGGAGAAGCGCATCACCGTGACCACGCCCGGGGACGCCCCACCTGTGATGGTGAGTGGGGACAGCGCCCGTCTTCAGCAGATCATCTGGAACCTCCTGACCAACGGCGTCAAATTCACCCCGCCGGGCGGCTCCCTGGATCTCTCCATCATCTGCGGGCAGGACCGGGCCGAACTCGTTGTCACCGATACAGGGACAGGCATTGATCCCCAGTTCCTGCCACACGTATTCGACCGCTTCCGTCAGGCGGACGCCTCCTCCACTCGCAAATACGGCGGTCTGGGCCTCGGGCTCTCCATCGTCAAACACCTCACAGAGATGCACCACGGCACAGTCCAGGTCTTCAGTCCGGGTGTCGGAAAGGGAGCCACGTTCAAGGTCACCCTGCCCCTCTTACGCTCCCCCGCAGAGACGGATGGCGAGCTCTTTGCCGATCTCTCCGCCGCTCTGGAAGAGTGCGTTGACCTGACTGGGACATCGGTCCTGGCGGTGGATGATGTGCCGGACAACCTGGAGGTCATTGCCCGGGTGCTACGGAACCGCGGGGCCACCGTCACCACGGCCCTCTCCGCTGCTGAGGCGATCAAGACCCTGGAGACCACGAAATACCACGTGCTGGTGAGCGATATCGCCATGCCGGAAATGGACGGCTTCGACCTCATCGCTGCCACCCGTCGGCTCGATGCGCAACATTGCGGCCACCTCCCCGCCATTGCCCTCACCGCCTTCGCCCGCCAGGAAGACGGGGACCGGGCCCTTGCGGCGGGTTTTGATCACTTCTTGTCCAAGCCCGTGGATCCCGTCGAGCTGGTCGCCGCCATCTGCCGATGCACAGGACGGGGAAATCACACCCCCATCGGAGGAAAGAAGACCCATCCCGGCCCCGATTCCGCATCCCACCGCAACGTCGCTATAGAGTGA
- a CDS encoding DUF58 domain-containing protein encodes MAKLSDLLTAEDLVQLTGLPLFARTVMEGFSTGLHASPHKGSSVEFRQHRPYVQGDEIKRLDWKIFGRSDRFYIREFDEETNLRATILLDSSGSMGYRGTKGTAKYEHARKLAAALAYVLTGQQDAVGLVTFDDKIRDFIPCRTKTSHLHHILDTLQRSQPGGETSLASVLKNLASRLKRRGLLLLISDCFDDAERLLQAVGVLRKQGHEIIVFQLWDRDELDFPFSRWARFENMERTDDGLLLDPAAIRQRYLQVLKTFREDLVEGLRRHHADLVPIITDEPLTEAVKAYLALRMRQ; translated from the coding sequence ATGGCCAAACTCTCAGATCTCCTGACCGCAGAAGACCTCGTGCAACTCACGGGGCTGCCGCTGTTTGCCAGGACGGTCATGGAGGGCTTCTCCACCGGCCTGCACGCCTCCCCGCACAAAGGGTCCAGCGTCGAGTTCCGCCAGCACCGCCCCTACGTCCAGGGAGATGAGATCAAACGGCTGGACTGGAAGATCTTTGGCCGCAGTGACCGCTTCTACATCCGCGAGTTCGATGAGGAGACGAACCTGCGCGCCACCATCCTGCTCGATTCCAGCGGCAGCATGGGCTACCGCGGCACGAAGGGCACGGCCAAGTACGAGCACGCCCGCAAACTGGCGGCCGCCCTGGCCTATGTCCTCACCGGCCAGCAGGATGCTGTGGGCCTTGTCACCTTTGACGACAAGATCCGGGACTTCATCCCCTGCCGGACCAAGACGAGCCACCTGCACCACATCCTGGATACACTCCAGCGCAGCCAGCCAGGTGGGGAAACCTCCCTCGCCTCCGTGCTCAAAAACCTCGCCTCCCGGCTCAAACGCCGTGGGCTCCTGCTCCTGATCTCAGACTGTTTTGACGATGCGGAGAGACTCCTGCAGGCGGTCGGGGTGCTTCGCAAACAAGGGCATGAGATCATCGTTTTCCAACTCTGGGACCGGGATGAACTGGACTTCCCCTTTTCCCGCTGGGCCCGCTTTGAGAACATGGAGAGAACGGACGACGGCCTCCTGCTCGATCCGGCCGCCATCCGCCAGCGCTATCTGCAGGTGCTGAAGACCTTCCGCGAGGACCTTGTCGAGGGCTTGCGCCGCCATCACGCCGACCTCGTGCCGATCATCACCGACGAACCCCTTACTGAAGCCGTCAAGGCCTACCTGGCCCTGCGCATGCGCCAATGA
- a CDS encoding BatA domain-containing protein: MSFLNPILLAGLAAFLIPLIIHLLNKRKVVTVRWGPMHLLHEALRQKKRNVKVEQKLLLAVRISIPILLALCLALPVLSALSQLPGFDKTSLLVLLDNSFSMRAPGTGGTPRDKARNDLRQTLTGLSRGSDASVILAGAPARRLIPQSTTDLDSLPTRLEGEPSMSGPLALQDAFQLAQAELPKMATAAREVLVVSDFKWSDWRHLSEGGTLPALEGMLKQQQPPLVTFLRAPSDTESNLAVVSVEPSAFVVARGQAIALRARIQNHGPRAYQDVAVHLEANGARMRSTRVSIAPNSESVLTLSHTLETAGDQAVTVRVEGDSLPDDNAFSVIIPVREQVNCLLVRGKSRSGPLEGATDFLEIALTPHQSAATTLKDVIRAGVIEHHSIRDKSFEGSEVAILANVERLNDRQVQELEEFVQRGGGLVIFAGPDMDLRWYQEKLYNKGKGLLPCALNGFGHVDEGQAPARILNQRHTHPAITYFNDARGMRLEDAAFTHWLKFDKIEGEARPVLNLDRGDALMVEKPLGKGRVIAVASTANAQWSNLPLQPAFVPLMQRVVTYLATQNAAPQSQLCGSVLRASLGTQQAKSNYELKDPASQVKELTPRADRDGVIFVDYADTLVPGIYELKAKDSPGALVRRFAFNLNPAESNLEPMPEEALRTLAQRLGVTYAASQDEYARLDRTRRHGAEAWQPLLFALIIFLFAEVFLQQRISRA; encoded by the coding sequence ATGAGTTTCCTGAACCCCATCCTCCTGGCGGGTCTGGCAGCTTTCCTGATCCCGCTCATCATCCACCTGCTGAACAAACGCAAGGTGGTGACCGTGCGTTGGGGCCCCATGCACCTGCTTCACGAGGCTCTGCGGCAAAAGAAGCGCAATGTAAAAGTGGAGCAGAAGCTCCTGCTGGCCGTGCGCATCAGCATCCCCATCCTGCTCGCGCTCTGCCTCGCCCTGCCCGTTCTCAGCGCCCTCAGCCAGCTCCCCGGCTTCGACAAGACATCCCTGCTCGTGCTGCTGGACAACAGCTTCTCCATGCGGGCCCCGGGCACCGGCGGCACTCCGCGGGACAAAGCACGCAACGACCTGCGCCAGACCCTCACCGGCCTGTCCCGTGGGTCGGATGCTTCCGTCATTCTCGCCGGGGCTCCCGCCCGCAGGCTCATACCCCAGTCCACGACTGACCTCGACTCCCTTCCTACCCGCTTGGAGGGCGAGCCCAGCATGAGCGGCCCGCTGGCACTGCAAGACGCGTTTCAACTCGCCCAAGCGGAGCTGCCCAAGATGGCCACCGCCGCCCGCGAGGTGCTGGTCGTCTCCGACTTCAAATGGAGCGACTGGCGGCACCTCTCAGAAGGCGGCACGCTGCCCGCTCTCGAGGGGATGCTGAAACAGCAGCAACCTCCCCTCGTCACCTTCCTCCGCGCCCCCAGCGACACCGAGTCGAACCTCGCGGTTGTTTCCGTGGAACCATCCGCGTTTGTGGTCGCCCGCGGCCAGGCCATCGCCCTGCGGGCCCGTATTCAGAATCACGGCCCCCGCGCCTATCAGGATGTCGCCGTGCATCTGGAGGCCAACGGTGCCCGCATGCGCTCCACCCGGGTCTCGATCGCTCCCAATTCGGAGTCTGTCCTCACCCTGAGCCATACGCTGGAGACCGCCGGCGATCAAGCCGTGACCGTGCGGGTCGAGGGCGACTCGCTTCCGGATGACAACGCCTTCTCCGTCATCATCCCCGTGCGTGAGCAGGTCAACTGCCTGCTCGTCCGCGGGAAGTCCCGCAGCGGTCCCCTGGAGGGAGCCACCGATTTCCTGGAGATTGCCCTCACTCCGCACCAGAGCGCTGCGACTACGCTCAAGGACGTGATCCGGGCTGGTGTCATCGAGCATCACTCCATCCGCGACAAGTCTTTTGAAGGCAGTGAGGTGGCCATCCTGGCGAATGTGGAACGCCTCAACGACCGTCAGGTGCAGGAGTTGGAGGAGTTCGTCCAGCGCGGCGGCGGTCTCGTCATCTTTGCAGGCCCGGACATGGATCTGCGCTGGTATCAGGAAAAACTCTACAACAAGGGCAAAGGCCTGCTGCCCTGCGCATTGAACGGTTTTGGCCATGTGGACGAAGGGCAGGCCCCCGCCCGCATCCTCAATCAGCGACACACCCATCCCGCCATCACCTATTTCAACGACGCCCGCGGCATGCGGCTGGAGGACGCCGCCTTCACCCACTGGCTGAAGTTTGACAAGATCGAAGGGGAAGCCCGCCCCGTCTTGAACCTCGATCGCGGTGATGCCCTGATGGTCGAGAAACCGCTGGGGAAGGGGCGCGTCATCGCCGTGGCTTCCACCGCGAATGCCCAATGGAGCAATCTCCCCCTGCAGCCCGCCTTTGTCCCCCTCATGCAGCGTGTGGTCACCTACCTGGCCACCCAGAATGCCGCCCCGCAGAGTCAGCTCTGCGGCTCCGTCCTCCGCGCCTCCCTCGGCACCCAGCAGGCCAAGTCCAACTATGAACTCAAGGACCCCGCCAGCCAGGTCAAGGAACTTACCCCCCGGGCCGACCGCGATGGCGTCATCTTTGTGGATTATGCCGACACCCTCGTACCCGGCATCTACGAACTGAAGGCCAAAGACTCCCCGGGTGCCCTGGTGCGCCGCTTCGCCTTCAATCTCAACCCGGCAGAGTCCAACCTCGAGCCCATGCCGGAGGAGGCCCTTCGCACCCTGGCGCAGCGTCTGGGGGTCACCTACGCCGCCAGCCAGGACGAATATGCCCGTCTGGATCGCACCCGCCGTCACGGGGCAGAGGCGTGGCAGCCCCTGCTCTTCGCCCTCATCATCTTCCTCTTTGCTGAAGTCTTCCTCCAGCAACGCATTTCCCGCGCCTGA